The DNA region tgtaatgggacatacaccttccaaaaagttcaacttttgtcctgtcagtccacagagtattctcccaaaagtcttggggatcgtcaagatgttttctgtcaaaactgagacgagcctttatgttcttattggtcagcagtggttttcatcttggaactctgtcatgcagaccatttttgcccagtctcttccttatgatggagtcatgaacactgaccttagctTAGGCAAGTGAGGCCATATACAAAACTGTATACATATATGAATGCAGCATCTAGGGTCTAAACTGCCGGGCAGCTAGAGCCGGGTGCGGCTATGATGTatgctgacacctggcggcgataCAGCGAGCGCGCAAAATCGCCATGACGTACCCAGTACGTCCAAGTACATGCTTTTAACCCCGGGCCATTTTCAGTTTTCATTTTTTGATCCCCTTTTCCATCTAtatggccgtatgagggcttgttatttgtgggacgagttgtacttttgaatgacacctttcagtttatcatgtgatgcactagaAAATGGCTACaaaaaatccaagtgaggtgaaagtgaaaaaaaagtgcaattccacaattgtttccgGGTTTTTTATTCATcatgttcattatatggtaaaccTGACCTGacaatgtgattctccaggtcagtacgagtttgcagataccagacatgtagagtttttttcttttgctttatattttgatagatcggacatttacgaatgcagcgataccaaataggtctatttttttttttaattcgtttattctcAGTTGCGCAAACGTGGGGTGATTGGATCGTGGGTTTTTtattgatatttaaaaaaaaaatcactttttttatatttattagttCCCTTCTGAGACTGTAAGCTGTGATAatccgatcacttgtgctacacatagcactgCCTTATAGCACATGTATAGCCGAAGGTACGATCTCCTATgaatactgtatactgtacatgtaaggctactttcacactagcgttaactgcaatacgtcgcaaatgcgtcgttttgccgaaactacgcatccagcaaaagttcttgctggatacgttttttcgtcatagactaacattagcgacgcatttgcgacgcattgccaaacggtgcgtccgttttgcgacgcttgggcgtgtggtagcggaccgtcgggagaaaaaaaccttacatgtaacgttttttgctcccgacggtccgctttttctgaccgtgcatgcgcggccggaactccgcccccacctccccgcacttccccgcacctcacaatggggcagcggatgcgtgggaaaaatgcatccgctgcccccgttgtgcggcggagaccacgctagcgtcgggaacgtcggcccgacgcacggcgacgggttgttcccgacgctagtgtgaaagtagcctaaggtgtatATTGTATGCGGTGGtatttgtatgtacagtatatgggggtatttgtgtatactgtatatggtggtattatttgtatgtacagtatatggttgTATTATATGTGTACAGTATACGGTGGtatttgtatgtacagtatatggtggtatttATGTGTACAGTATACGGTGGtatttgtatgtacagtatatggtggtattatttatgtgtacagtaTACGGTGGTATTTGTATAGAGGATTATGGGTCACAAGGACCCAGAAAAACGACCAACATGTCCAAATAACGATGTATAAAAacgtttaaattttattatttcacaacaattgtagaaaaaatacaaatatacatcACATTTATAAGAAACAGGTGAAGTACAGTACTGCAGGGTGTGCATAGACACCACAAAAGAGCATACTAAGGGCGCACGGAGCCGGGAACCGAAACCCACCCGTATAGAGAATAGTCAGCAAGGGTTTAGAATACCTCCGATATCATAGGGGTCaggggaaagagagaaaaaaaaacactgtcTTTCATGATTAAATACATAAAACCACCCTGCTATAGCTAATAAAGTACTTCCATCATACATCTACATGAAGAGACCATAGGTCCAAGTATCAAATGTGATCGACAAGTGTCCATTACCTTTTAGTAGAGAAAGCGGGTGAGATGTacccagggtccgtgcgccctccccgacgcacgtttcagtagtcacaccttcctcagggggtacGATCTCCTATgaatactgtatactgtacatctaAGGTGTATATTGTATACGGTGGtatttgtatgtacagtatatgggggtatttgtgtatactgtatatggtgTTATTATATAGGTACAGTATATTGGGGTATTTGCGTAtactgtatatggtggtattatttgtatgtacagtatatggttgtattatatgtgtacagtatatggtggtatttgtatgtacagtatatggtggtattatttgtgtaCAGTATACGGTGGtatttgtatgtacagtatatagtggtattatttgtatgtacagtatatggttgtattatttatgtgtacagcaTACGGTGGTATTTATGTGTACGTTATATTGGGGTatttgtgtatactgtatatggtggtattatttgtatgtacagtatatggttgtattatttatgtgtacagtaTACGGTGGtatttgtatgtacagtatatagtggtattatttgtatgtacagtatatggttgtattatttatgtgtacagtatatggttgtattatttatgtgtacagcaTACGGTGGTATTTGTATGTACAGTATACGGTGGtatttgtatgtacagtatatagtggtattatttgtatgtacagtatatggttgtattatttatgtgtacagcaTACGGTGGTATTTATGTGTACGTTATATTGGGGTATTTGTGCAACAAAACAGGAAAAATCCAGCAAACTTTCAACAAATATGTTTCCATAATTGAAATCATGTAGCGACATCTGCTGGTGGTTATATGTAATGCACCATTAATTATCGAGTAGCAGCAGTGACCTCTGGTGGTGACTAGCAGTATCGGCAGGAGGCGGTAACCTAAGGTTTGTATGGGCGGGGCGTTGTTGTCTGACGTCACCGGGGAAAGCGCGCCAGATTCGGAATGAGCAGCTGCCGGCCGGTGCGCAGATCCTGAGCGGCCGCCATGTCCTCCGAGAAGTTACCCGGCTACTCCCCCAGCTTCAAGAAGCCCTCGGAGATCCTGCGGCTGAGCCGGCGCAGGAGCCGCAGTGAGGCTGGAGTCCGGACAGGGCTGTTCTCTCCCGGGGAGTTGACCAAGCGGGTTCTAGGAGTCCGGCCGTTCTCTCCGGGGCCACAAAGAAGCGGGAGCGGGACACTGAAGCGCAGGAACCCGTTCGCCAGTTTGGAGAACACGGTAGCAGCAAAGAAGAGAGCGGAGAGTGTGGCGGAGTGCTGCCCGCAGGAGAGCTGGGCGCTGCCGGCCAAGGAGCAGGAGAACCTGCAGGTGAGCGCGGAGCAGGAGCGCCCTCTAGCGGCGGCGCACTTACACTCACTGCGTAGTGCGGATCCCTTACAAAAGCAGGGTTAGAACGGAGCCAATCAGAAACCGCCACGTCACGGTCCTTCACTGCTATTGGCTTATAGGTGGTCATGTGGCTGCACTGCTCAGTCCTCTCTCAGGTCCGCCTTGTTTTGAAATTGATATTTTTTTGCCCCCAGAACAATCTCTTGCCACATTTCAAATGTAACGTAGTATTTGTATGAAAGGCTTATTCCCACCTGTGCGGATGGATATTGTCAGATATTAGGTTTTGCAATCTACTGTTTGTtaaaatttgctgcctttttttgagATTCACTTATCTTTTGTGTGCGtttcctaggagaccgaccactgttgCTATCTAGTGTGTTAGCACTGCGCTGGTGGAGATAAGGAGGTAACAGATCCTGCTCAGCTTCAAAacctcaataggaaaaaaaaatattgtaagcaCTGATCGTGTTTTCTTGtctagcagtggtggtcggtctccaaggcaacgagctgtaaacaagtgTTAATATCGCAAGAACGGCTGACACTTATAGTTTATTGGAAAATTGTTTGTATTTCTGAACAGTTGTCAGTCAGTAgccatttatgaagatgggaataaccctttaagtacgTCTCCCCTCTGCTGGGGACACTTGCTGTGAGCGGTGATTACTAGTTCCTGTTATCGGCTGTTACCTGTcaatgtaatcctgcctctgacgaTAATGAAACTGCTGAAAACGCTTCAAAAAATATTGTCTCAAAAGGCCtcagtggccagtgtaaaaatAGCAAGATTACTTtcctttttaataaagattgtgaggtGAAAGCACTGccattttttttaatacatgtaacacaaaaatctaattttaaagttttttttttttttttttttttaatgacggcTTCCAGTAAGTATTGTTCTCTGCCCAATATATTTCCTCTATCCACAGGATACGTGATAAATGCTGGATTATTGGACGTTCGGCTGCCACTAATCCTGACAGTAGAGCCGTAGTGAGCACGTGCGACCACCACCTCTATGGCGCagcggtcgcacatgctcagtagtgctcCAGTCATACTGGCCAGTTTAGGACCCCTCCAGTTTCCGCGTGTTCTGGGCAGGACGGGGGACGCTTCTATGGAGATCTCTGTGTTATAATCTGACTTCTGTCTTGCAGCATCATTCAGTTGATGATGTGATTTGGGAGGAAAGTCTTCACTCTGACCCTGCGGCAACTACGAAACCTCAGGTAACTGCGGACCGAGATGTCGTTATTTCCTGTGCGGCTTATGGGGGTCTTCTTGTATCTAATACCGAGGTGTCTCCTTGTTCCCGTAGACTCCGGAGAAACCTATTCCGACACCCGAGCCATGTGAAGCGTCGGTCACGTACCCCGCGGACTGGAGTCTGAAGACGCGCCTGCTGTTCACCTCTTCTCACCCGTTCACCTGGACTGACCACTTAAAAGCCCAAGAAGAAGCTCAGGGCCTCGTCCTCCACTGCCGGGCGTCTCCAGTCAGCCTGCCACACAGCATAGCGGTAATGGAGGACTCCACTGCACCCAGTTTGATATCCGACACATGTCGGATGCTGTGCGCTCATGCGTCTCCTACACTTGTCTCAAAGCcgacactttattttttttaagtcccTCAGGGAACCTGAACTTGCTATCATTTGATCACTATATATTTCCATACTGCAGTATTGGCGTATATAGTGATGCCGCAGGCTGGGATCATAGACCTAAGATAACAGCCGTGTTCACCCATCAGCTTCCATCGATCGCGATTGACAATTGCCTTTAAAAGGTTAAACAGCAGCGATCGGAGTCGGCTCCAGGCGCTGCTGTTgcaggcagatgccggctgtgttaTCTCAGCCGGCATCTGCCACGTATTGTGCAGGCTCAGCTCTTAAAGGCCTGTGATGAAAATTTGCATCACATATTGATAAGGGGTTAATTAATTTTGGTGTAATAAGGCAAATTTtaatttctttcctttttttcatatttttaacttTACAGGAGCCAAAGTTGTCCACCGATCTCCGCTGCGCTTTCCAGCAAGCGCTCGTCTACTGGCTTCACCCCACCTTTCCATGGCTGCAGCTCTTCCCCAGGATTGGCGCCGACCGCAAGATGACGGGGAAAAATAGTCCCTGGGCTCAGGACGAAGCTCTGCAGCAAGTGCTAATGAGCGAGTGGTAAGTGGTCGTGTGGTCGGTCCTGTATACATCTGCAGGGCGCTCACACAGCCGCCGTCCCCGACCGATCCATGTGTGTCCGGTCCCACCGAGCTCTGTGGCCTCAGCTGCTGGGCCCTGCGCTGACTTTCCTTCCACGCTACGTGGGTGAATCCAGACCAACTCTGATCCTTCTTTCCGTGCAGGGCTCTTAGTTTCACGTCGTTGTATAACTTGCTGAAGGCCAAGCTGTGTCCATACTTCTACGTCTGCACGTATCAGTTCACTGTGCTCTTCCGGGCAGCCGGGATCGCGGGGAGTGATGTCATCACGGCCGTCATGTCTCCAACCACACGAGGCATAAGGGAAGCCATGAAAAATGAAGGTAAATCACCAAACCTCATTACACTGACTGGGTACGAGCTCATTACCAAATCCCAGAAGCCATCACAtggcgccatcatattctgcagcgctgtacTGCTCCTCATCACACACACGGACTCCCATCACTGCAGTCTCATTTCCTCATCACGGTTTTCAGCCCCATTATACTTCCATTAAAATAAACAACCGTTTTACTTCTTGGTTCAGTGATTTgtataaagaaaaaacttttttttgttatttttgttttttcccttTCTCAAGGAATTGATTTTTCTCTCCCACTCGTGACCAATGACCCGAATAATAAAAAGACTAAAGCCTCAGAATCAACGGGTGAATCTGACGACAAGGCTCAGGAAACCGGGTGTGAAGGCGAGGATTATTCACAAGTGGACAGTGATGAAGACGAAAGCTTCTCTTGGTTAGAAGAGATGGGAGTCGAGGACAAAATTAAAAAGCCGGATGCAATCTCCATCAAACTGTATCCTTCCTTGGTAACGCCGAGCTCACCGTCCACCCTGATCTgtgatattggggggggggggtgtattgaCTATTTTCCAGGCTTAATTATTTTCCTTTTTCTGCTAAAATCcgagttttcctatcgccacgacagcaccctacgagagaggggatccgcccaccatcaggacaggaacctacaggttaaaaaggggcggtccccctcgcctcctcagtttgggttcctgtcctagATGGGAACAGACAGGTTAAAGTCTTACCCAGGTCCATCAGCCTCTGCGCAGGAACTGCAGAGACGGGGGGCACTGGAAGCGGCGTCGGGGGTGTCCTACTCACAGACCCCTCCTCGTCTGGGCATATGTATGTCGCGATCCCAGGGGCCGGGGAATGCCGCCCTGGGTCGCGTGATCCCGGCGTCTCATCCAGGAGAGGAAGGCAAAGCGCTCGTGACCCGAAGTGGTCAGGCTTGTATTAAGCCGAACTTTAGAGGAAGA from Ranitomeya variabilis isolate aRanVar5 chromosome 3, aRanVar5.hap1, whole genome shotgun sequence includes:
- the DONSON gene encoding protein downstream neighbor of Son — protein: MSSEKLPGYSPSFKKPSEILRLSRRRSRSEAGVRTGLFSPGELTKRVLGVRPFSPGPQRSGSGTLKRRNPFASLENTVAAKKRAESVAECCPQESWALPAKEQENLQHHSVDDVIWEESLHSDPAATTKPQTPEKPIPTPEPCEASVTYPADWSLKTRLLFTSSHPFTWTDHLKAQEEAQGLVLHCRASPVSLPHSIAEPKLSTDLRCAFQQALVYWLHPTFPWLQLFPRIGADRKMTGKNSPWAQDEALQQVLMSEWALSFTSLYNLLKAKLCPYFYVCTYQFTVLFRAAGIAGSDVITAVMSPTTRGIREAMKNEGIDFSLPLVTNDPNNKKTKASESTGESDDKAQETGCEGEDYSQVDSDEDESFSWLEEMGVEDKIKKPDAISIKLRKEKNEVKLDHRPESVVLVKGANTFTLLNFLINCKSIVAAAGPQAGLPPTLLSPVAFRGATMHTMKARTVNVKTQMQSGYKDQFSLEITGPVMPHTVHSLTLLVKAAQKGSFSASLYTHEPTTVFNTAIHPQNCKESNGAELAHCGLHPLTLEQVTQLSTLGKSSLRHLELNDYKYTWKC